Proteins from a single region of Mucilaginibacter daejeonensis:
- a CDS encoding MmcQ/YjbR family DNA-binding protein, which produces MNTEELRDYCLQKPHTEESMPFGEETLVFKVGGKIYLLTSLDQANRFNAKCDPEKAIELREQYAEVQPGYHMNKKHWNTIYMDGSLTHKQLCEMIDHSYELVFSSLPQKVRSALVTGKKQ; this is translated from the coding sequence GTGAATACTGAAGAACTACGCGACTATTGTTTACAAAAGCCACACACCGAGGAGAGTATGCCTTTTGGCGAGGAAACGCTTGTGTTTAAAGTGGGCGGTAAGATCTACCTGCTTACCAGCCTTGACCAGGCCAACCGCTTCAACGCAAAGTGCGACCCTGAAAAGGCGATCGAATTGCGCGAACAGTATGCCGAGGTGCAACCTGGTTATCACATGAACAAGAAGCACTGGAACACCATCTACATGGATGGCAGCCTGACCCACAAACAGCTATGCGAAATGATCGACCACTCTTATGAACTGGTGTTCAGTTCTCTTCCGCAAAAGGTCAGATCAGCGCTTGTGACAGGTAAGAAGCAGTAG
- a CDS encoding DUF2059 domain-containing protein translates to MRYLCSLLPLLFVCLMADAQVKTATPAISAGRVAAANALLDASGLETQTGGIYANIVSALSANVPPEKKDKFRTVMLSFLSKYMSYTSLKDDFAKVYAEEFTEEELKDITKFYLTPAGKKMNSKLALLQQKGMTIAQQKLQDHSAELQQEMQKELGN, encoded by the coding sequence ATGAGATACCTCTGTTCATTATTACCCCTGCTATTCGTATGCCTGATGGCCGATGCTCAGGTAAAAACTGCTACGCCTGCCATATCGGCCGGCCGAGTTGCTGCCGCCAACGCCTTGCTGGATGCCAGCGGGCTGGAAACCCAAACAGGCGGCATATATGCCAACATCGTATCGGCGCTCAGCGCCAACGTTCCTCCCGAAAAGAAGGACAAGTTCAGGACCGTGATGCTGAGCTTCTTGAGCAAATACATGAGCTATACGTCATTAAAGGACGATTTTGCTAAGGTATATGCTGAAGAATTCACGGAGGAAGAATTGAAGGATATCACGAAGTTCTACCTCACCCCTGCCGGGAAAAAGATGAACAGTAAGCTGGCCCTGCTACAGCAAAAAGGCATGACCATTGCCCAGCAAAAGCTGCAAGACCACTCGGCCGAGCTGCAACAGGAAATGCAAAAAGAACTAGGTAATTAA
- a CDS encoding acyltransferase family protein, with protein MTEQHTLAAKPRLLSLDVFRGITVMAMILVNNPGSWGHIYAPLEHAEWNGCTPTDLVFPFFLFIVGVSIVYAMETKKADPANHTGLMLKALKRALIIFGLGLFMSTFWIWDLSTIRIPGVLQRIAFVYLISSLIYIKSGTRAQAIILPLVLILYFVLMTMVPVPGHGAPNLQPETNLGAWLDRTVFTTAHLWKASVTWDPEGLLSSMPAIGTCLMGILTGTLLKRKDRTDNQKLTYLLIAGLAGIVLGQLWNIWFPINKSLWTSSYVLYAGGLAIWALALCYWLIDVKGYRRFTKPFLVYGVNAITVFVGSGLSARAMNKIKVNYQGKETSLSSKLYQQFFEPYFEPLNASLAWAICYVLVWMIILWIMYNRKIFVKI; from the coding sequence ATGACCGAACAACACACACTTGCCGCCAAACCACGCCTGTTATCGCTGGATGTTTTCAGGGGGATCACGGTGATGGCCATGATCCTGGTGAACAATCCGGGCAGTTGGGGCCACATTTACGCCCCACTCGAACACGCCGAATGGAACGGCTGCACCCCTACCGACCTTGTGTTCCCCTTCTTTTTGTTCATTGTGGGCGTATCCATTGTTTACGCCATGGAGACCAAAAAGGCCGACCCGGCCAACCACACCGGGCTGATGCTTAAGGCACTCAAACGGGCGCTTATCATTTTCGGGCTGGGGCTGTTCATGTCCACCTTTTGGATCTGGGACCTGAGCACTATCCGTATACCGGGCGTGCTGCAACGGATCGCCTTCGTTTACCTGATCAGCAGTCTGATCTACATTAAAAGTGGCACCCGTGCCCAGGCGATCATTTTGCCGTTGGTGCTGATACTATACTTCGTACTGATGACCATGGTACCGGTACCCGGCCACGGCGCACCAAACCTGCAGCCTGAGACCAATCTCGGCGCCTGGCTCGATCGCACCGTATTTACCACTGCGCACTTGTGGAAGGCCAGCGTGACCTGGGACCCTGAAGGTCTGTTAAGCAGCATGCCGGCCATAGGCACTTGTTTAATGGGCATCCTCACCGGCACCCTGCTCAAACGCAAGGACCGCACCGATAACCAGAAACTTACCTACCTGCTGATCGCCGGTTTGGCGGGCATCGTACTGGGGCAGCTATGGAACATCTGGTTCCCCATCAATAAATCATTGTGGACCAGCTCGTACGTGCTATACGCCGGAGGTTTGGCCATTTGGGCACTCGCACTGTGTTACTGGCTTATTGATGTGAAGGGCTACCGCCGGTTCACTAAACCGTTCCTGGTATATGGCGTAAATGCCATTACGGTGTTCGTAGGTTCGGGGCTATCGGCCAGGGCCATGAACAAGATCAAGGTGAACTATCAAGGTAAGGAGACCAGCTTGAGCAGTAAGCTATATCAGCAGTTCTTCGAGCCTTATTTTGAACCCCTGAACGCCTCACTGGCCTGGGCCATTTGTTATGTACTGGTTTGGATGATCATCCTTTGGATCATGTATAACCGTAAGATCTTTGTGAAGATATGA
- a CDS encoding anhydro-N-acetylmuramic acid kinase — protein MPNANLTKLLDLAQKPQRLIIGLMSGTSLDGLDIALCRFEGSGYDTRFHLLEFTTVPYTDDLKIDIREVFAKEQVSLEKLCLLNASIGSLHASMILKALEQWGYTPQEIDLIASHGQTIYHAPKRLHQQEGYPNATLQIGDGDHIAVSTGITTISDMRQKHVAAGGEGAPLALYGDVLLGSHPTENRILLNMGGISNLTWLPASKQGIICTDIGPGNTLIDGACMQYFDRPYDEDGRIALSGKINEALLAALLDHLFFAEPAPKTTGPELFGRKYVTNAQERANALDVAPEDLVTTLSAFTAEAIVRFVKGNIREPVHLLFTSGGGARNPYVVAYLHRSLPGVKVADTGTIGINADAKEAILFALLANEAVVGEPLQIGDGPAVLMGKFSFPL, from the coding sequence ATGCCGAACGCTAACCTGACCAAGTTGCTCGATCTTGCACAAAAGCCGCAACGCCTCATCATAGGACTCATGTCGGGCACCTCGCTCGATGGGCTCGATATCGCCCTTTGCCGTTTTGAGGGCAGCGGATACGATACCCGTTTCCATTTGCTCGAGTTTACCACAGTGCCATACACGGATGACTTGAAGATCGACATCCGGGAGGTGTTCGCCAAAGAACAGGTAAGCCTCGAGAAGTTGTGCTTGCTCAATGCTTCCATAGGCAGCCTGCATGCCTCCATGATCCTGAAGGCGCTTGAGCAATGGGGGTATACCCCTCAAGAAATAGACCTGATCGCCAGTCACGGCCAAACCATCTATCATGCGCCTAAACGCTTGCATCAGCAGGAGGGCTATCCCAATGCCACGCTACAGATCGGCGACGGCGACCATATAGCCGTAAGTACAGGCATCACCACCATCAGCGATATGCGCCAAAAGCATGTGGCCGCCGGTGGCGAAGGTGCCCCGCTGGCTCTTTACGGGGATGTGCTGCTGGGCAGCCACCCTACCGAGAACCGCATCTTACTTAACATGGGCGGCATATCCAACCTTACCTGGTTACCGGCCAGCAAGCAGGGTATTATTTGTACCGATATAGGCCCGGGCAATACGCTGATCGATGGCGCTTGCATGCAGTACTTCGACCGCCCGTATGATGAGGATGGCCGTATCGCGCTGAGTGGTAAGATCAATGAGGCACTACTTGCCGCTTTGTTGGACCATCTCTTTTTTGCAGAGCCAGCTCCCAAGACCACCGGCCCGGAGCTATTCGGGCGTAAGTATGTGACCAATGCGCAGGAACGGGCCAATGCCCTGGATGTTGCGCCGGAGGACCTGGTGACCACACTGAGTGCATTTACCGCAGAGGCGATCGTCAGGTTCGTGAAGGGAAATATCCGTGAGCCTGTTCATCTGCTATTTACCAGTGGAGGGGGCGCGCGTAACCCTTATGTGGTGGCCTACCTGCATAGGTCGCTGCCTGGCGTCAAGGTGGCCGATACCGGCACGATCGGCATCAATGCCGATGCCAAGGAGGCGATCCTATTTGCGCTGCTGGCCAATGAGGCGGTAGTGGGCGAGCCCCTACAGATCGGCGACGGACCGGCCGTGCTGATGGGTAAATTCAGCTTCCCGTTATAG
- a CDS encoding thiamine diphosphokinase, translating into MSSHHIVREKQEPALLVLGLGHLSDDEFGQLLEWSPTLIATPPVAEQLAAYGIKIDALITDDTHELPQDNIKLIAPNGASWLEAGIDHLVSHGYPAVNIVTEEFEVNNFERYASQINMVILHNGQKIYAVSPGFSKWKPAGEPVRILSQATGLITEGLTHVKDGYYRTEADGFFTLRFDEPYVFIAEEH; encoded by the coding sequence ATGTCATCACACCACATCGTACGCGAAAAACAGGAACCGGCCTTACTGGTATTAGGCCTGGGGCATTTAAGTGACGATGAATTTGGCCAGTTGCTGGAATGGAGCCCCACGCTGATCGCCACCCCGCCCGTGGCCGAGCAGTTGGCCGCCTACGGGATCAAGATCGATGCGCTGATCACTGACGATACTCACGAGCTTCCGCAAGACAACATCAAGCTTATCGCACCCAACGGGGCGAGCTGGCTGGAAGCAGGTATCGATCATTTGGTAAGCCATGGCTACCCGGCGGTAAATATCGTGACCGAGGAGTTCGAGGTGAACAATTTTGAACGCTATGCCAGCCAGATCAACATGGTGATCCTGCATAACGGGCAAAAGATCTATGCGGTATCGCCGGGCTTTAGCAAGTGGAAACCTGCCGGTGAACCCGTACGCATCTTAAGCCAAGCAACGGGACTGATCACCGAAGGACTTACCCATGTAAAGGATGGATACTACCGCACTGAGGCCGATGGTTTCTTTACCCTGCGGTTCGATGAGCCCTACGTGTTCATTGCAGAAGAGCACTAA
- a CDS encoding vWA domain-containing protein, producing MKKIILLLLIIAGVTSVQAADRIITGHVYDAGNKQPLPGVMVTVESNHNATQTDANGAYRITAPEGKSTLIFSFIGYSTQKIVAGKAGTIDVRLAPDLTHLNDVVVVGYSPQKKISTTASVETVRMAAPQVLQGRAAGVAVGASPTVRIRGISSTTSNLYGYLSPQQNTESYKGITENGFKNPTEDPLSTFSIDVDAASYTNIRRFINGGQLPPKDAIRIEEMINYFNYDLPAPTGSAPVAIHTELSAAPWNPQHRLLRIGLKARTVETKNLPASNLVFLIDVSGSMMSANKLPLVQASLKMLVDQLRPVDKVAIVVYAGAAGLVLPSTPGDQKTTIKDAIDKLQAGGSTAGGEGIKLAYRTAMQNFIKKGNNRVILATDGDFNVGASSDDDMEHLIEQERKSGVFLSVLGYGMGNYKDSKMEVLADKGNGNYAYIDNITEARKTLVTEFGGTLFTVAKDVKLQLEFNPAKVASYRLIGYENRMLNKEDFNNDLKDAGDMGAGHNVTALYEVIPAGVKDRFTNSVDPLKYQKNKPATAAGNSSAEMLTIKFRYKEPDGNTSKMSQVTVMDKPVELSSASTDMRFATAVAEIGMLLRDSEFKQGARYDDAIKLARSGKGTDHEGYRAEFIKLAESAKLLSKSALAAVEE from the coding sequence ATGAAAAAGATCATCCTATTACTTTTGATCATTGCCGGCGTTACCTCGGTACAAGCAGCCGACCGCATCATTACCGGCCATGTTTATGATGCCGGTAATAAACAACCGCTGCCGGGTGTGATGGTAACGGTAGAAAGCAATCACAATGCCACCCAAACAGATGCCAACGGAGCCTACCGCATCACCGCGCCCGAAGGGAAATCAACTTTGATATTCAGCTTCATTGGGTATAGCACACAAAAGATCGTGGCTGGTAAGGCTGGCACGATCGACGTACGATTGGCACCCGACCTTACCCATTTGAACGACGTGGTAGTGGTAGGATACTCGCCACAAAAAAAGATAAGCACCACCGCTTCTGTTGAGACGGTGAGAATGGCTGCTCCGCAAGTTTTGCAGGGCCGCGCGGCAGGCGTAGCCGTAGGTGCCTCGCCGACCGTTAGGATCAGGGGGATATCCAGTACCACTAGCAACCTTTACGGCTACCTGTCCCCACAACAAAACACTGAAAGCTATAAAGGCATCACTGAGAACGGCTTTAAGAACCCTACAGAAGACCCACTTTCAACCTTCTCGATAGATGTGGATGCTGCCTCTTACACCAACATCCGCCGCTTTATCAACGGCGGGCAGTTGCCGCCTAAGGATGCTATCCGCATCGAGGAGATGATCAACTACTTTAATTATGATCTGCCTGCGCCTACCGGCAGCGCCCCAGTGGCCATCCATACTGAACTATCGGCCGCGCCATGGAACCCACAGCACCGCCTGCTGCGCATAGGACTTAAAGCCCGCACGGTGGAGACCAAGAATTTACCTGCCTCTAACCTCGTGTTCCTGATCGATGTTTCGGGATCGATGATGAGCGCTAACAAGCTTCCGTTGGTGCAGGCGTCGCTCAAGATGCTGGTAGATCAGCTGCGCCCTGTTGATAAGGTGGCCATTGTGGTATATGCCGGTGCTGCCGGACTGGTGCTGCCATCGACCCCGGGCGATCAAAAGACCACCATTAAAGATGCGATCGACAAACTACAGGCCGGAGGTTCTACCGCCGGAGGTGAGGGTATTAAACTCGCCTATCGCACCGCCATGCAGAACTTCATTAAAAAAGGAAACAACCGTGTGATCCTGGCCACCGACGGCGATTTCAACGTAGGTGCATCAAGCGATGACGATATGGAGCACCTGATCGAGCAGGAACGCAAAAGCGGCGTATTCCTGTCGGTACTGGGTTACGGCATGGGCAACTATAAGGACAGCAAAATGGAAGTACTGGCCGATAAGGGCAACGGCAATTATGCCTACATCGACAACATTACCGAGGCCCGTAAGACCCTGGTGACCGAATTTGGTGGCACCTTGTTCACCGTGGCCAAGGATGTTAAATTGCAGTTGGAGTTCAATCCGGCCAAAGTGGCCTCGTACCGCCTGATCGGTTATGAGAACCGCATGCTCAACAAAGAAGATTTTAACAACGACCTGAAAGACGCCGGCGATATGGGTGCAGGCCACAACGTGACCGCCCTGTACGAGGTGATCCCTGCCGGGGTAAAGGACCGCTTTACCAACAGCGTTGACCCGCTTAAGTATCAAAAGAACAAACCTGCTACCGCCGCTGGTAACTCATCTGCCGAAATGCTGACCATCAAGTTCCGTTACAAAGAACCTGACGGTAATACCAGCAAAATGAGCCAGGTAACGGTGATGGACAAACCGGTCGAACTTTCATCAGCTTCTACAGATATGAGATTTGCGACCGCCGTGGCCGAGATCGGTATGCTGCTGCGCGATTCGGAATTCAAGCAAGGAGCCCGCTACGATGACGCCATCAAACTGGCCCGCTCAGGCAAAGGCACCGACCACGAAGGCTATCGCGCCGAATTCATCAAACTGGCCGAAAGCGCCAAGCTCCTGAGCAAAAGCGCTTTGGCTGCCGTTGAGGAGTAA
- a CDS encoding RNA polymerase sigma factor: MSWFSSQKKPDHTADDALLQSYRRTGELAVLGQLYEKYMPLVYGVCLKYLHDEEQSKDAVMQIFEELIVKVTRHEVKQFKSWLYVLSRNFCLMQLRANKGHTTLNIDDVMEFPFVMHHEDDGTEREADLTQLERCMQKLSPEQRQSVDLFYIKEKCYKEVAELTGHTLNEVKSYIQNGKRNLKVCLENNRER, translated from the coding sequence ATGAGTTGGTTCAGTAGTCAAAAAAAGCCCGATCATACGGCTGATGACGCCCTGCTGCAAAGCTACCGGCGAACGGGAGAACTGGCGGTACTGGGCCAACTGTATGAAAAGTATATGCCGCTGGTATACGGCGTGTGCCTCAAATACCTGCATGATGAAGAGCAAAGCAAGGATGCCGTGATGCAGATATTTGAGGAGCTGATCGTGAAGGTGACCAGGCACGAGGTAAAGCAGTTCAAGAGCTGGCTGTATGTGCTGAGCCGTAATTTTTGCCTGATGCAATTGCGTGCTAACAAGGGGCACACCACGTTAAATATCGATGACGTTATGGAATTTCCGTTCGTGATGCATCATGAAGATGACGGAACGGAACGCGAGGCCGACCTGACGCAACTGGAGCGGTGTATGCAGAAGCTATCGCCCGAGCAGCGGCAAAGTGTCGATTTGTTCTACATTAAAGAAAAGTGTTACAAGGAGGTGGCCGAGCTGACCGGACACACCCTTAACGAAGTAAAAAGTTATATACAGAATGGTAAACGTAATTTAAAGGTCTGTTTGGAAAATAACCGTGAGCGCTGA
- a CDS encoding carboxypeptidase-like regulatory domain-containing protein, producing MSAERPDISLIRKYLNGELDARAMHELERQALDDPFLADALEGYGQAGKDQQPALNDLQSRLQQRIKPEKKRVVLWPRLAVAASVLVFVSVGAWWLLNYRPVANKPGLPAQDSTGVNALATPPQLPAPKPVVPDTLSAKDQLPKVAVTRTPFTTERGNSTLRTDAPVMAESNASPVVESDEKAITADSTLLASVPQRSNTLVRMRGVSTLGHNKTTADGLKDSSMLSRAGYNSLVAEKRTGALPSQLHEALTGRVAGMQVNTTGRKPTDSVKMIMGQVVALNDGKPVPGARITAQGNVSSAAYSDMNGYFKIPAKMNDEIQVNYLGYESQTLKVHDADPVKIALKDDHRSLSDVVVVGYGGAKKIKQPKEAHPFNGWDAFRNYLKKGATGFTGTVKLSFVVNTNGTLSDIKVIKGVDAETDQKAIALIQNGPRWIANVNGKPETVKVSIKTGK from the coding sequence GTGAGCGCTGAAAGACCCGACATATCACTGATCAGGAAGTACCTTAACGGGGAGCTTGACGCCCGCGCCATGCACGAACTGGAGCGGCAGGCACTTGACGACCCTTTCCTGGCCGACGCATTGGAAGGGTATGGCCAGGCTGGAAAAGACCAGCAGCCTGCGCTGAATGACCTGCAAAGCCGGTTACAGCAGCGCATCAAACCTGAAAAGAAACGTGTGGTACTTTGGCCGCGGCTTGCGGTGGCGGCATCAGTGCTGGTGTTCGTTAGTGTGGGTGCCTGGTGGTTGCTCAATTATCGCCCGGTGGCCAACAAGCCCGGCCTACCCGCGCAAGACAGTACCGGGGTGAACGCGCTTGCCACGCCGCCACAATTACCGGCACCTAAACCGGTGGTGCCCGATACCTTATCGGCCAAGGATCAGCTCCCAAAGGTAGCCGTAACGCGAACACCATTCACCACTGAACGTGGCAATAGCACACTTCGTACCGATGCGCCGGTCATGGCAGAAAGCAATGCAAGCCCGGTAGTAGAAAGTGATGAAAAGGCGATCACTGCAGACAGTACTTTACTGGCAAGTGTGCCTCAACGGTCCAACACATTGGTGCGGATGCGTGGAGTAAGCACATTAGGCCATAATAAAACAACTGCCGATGGTCTGAAAGACAGCAGCATGCTATCGCGCGCGGGCTATAACAGCCTTGTGGCCGAAAAACGCACAGGTGCTTTGCCAAGCCAGCTTCATGAAGCATTGACCGGCAGGGTGGCCGGTATGCAGGTGAATACCACCGGCCGTAAACCTACTGATAGCGTGAAGATGATCATGGGGCAGGTAGTGGCGCTGAACGATGGTAAGCCGGTACCCGGCGCACGCATCACCGCGCAAGGTAATGTCAGCAGTGCTGCCTATAGTGATATGAACGGCTATTTCAAGATACCCGCCAAAATGAACGACGAGATACAGGTGAACTATCTGGGTTATGAATCGCAAACGTTAAAGGTACATGATGCCGATCCAGTGAAGATCGCCTTAAAGGATGACCATCGTTCGTTAAGCGATGTGGTAGTGGTAGGTTACGGAGGGGCCAAAAAGATAAAACAACCTAAAGAGGCCCACCCTTTTAACGGTTGGGACGCTTTTCGCAATTATCTGAAAAAGGGAGCCACAGGTTTTACCGGAACGGTAAAGCTGAGCTTTGTGGTGAACACCAACGGAACGTTAAGCGATATCAAGGTGATCAAAGGCGTAGACGCTGAGACCGATCAAAAAGCTATAGCCCTGATCCAGAACGGGCCGCGCTGGATAGCCAACGTGAACGGCAAGCCCGAGACCGTAAAGGTGAGCATCAAAACAGGTAAGTGA
- a CDS encoding GH3 auxin-responsive promoter family protein, translating to MTFINSVVTWLMKKRIHQIELFMKYPNEVQQEWFDQLVGTARDTEWGRKHHYKSIYTVEQFKQRVPIQNYDTLKPYIERMLKGEQNVLWPSEIRWFAKSSGTTNDRSKFIPVSEEALEECHFKGGKDMLTIYCNNRPDALLFTGKGLTLGGSHQVGQLNSDIFFGDLSAVIMKNLPMWAEFYRTPDLTIALLENFEEKIEKMAQATMKENVTTISGVPTWNILLFKRMLEMTGKNNLLEIWPNLELYFHGAVNFTPYREQFKKLIPKDDMYYLETYNASEGFFGIQDLEEPGDMLLMLDYGIWYEFLPLENLHDEDPRTLTLDEVELGKNYALIISTNAGLWRYMIGDTVEFTSLDPFRIRITGRTRHFINAFGEEVIIDNAERALDEACRQTEAIIRDYTAAPIYFTDNKSGGHEWIIEFEKRPAEFERFIDLLDETLRQVNSDYDAKRFKDMALCRPKVHAVPDGTFVSWMKQRGKLGGQHKVPRLANDREYVESILNMIGVAPRMSA from the coding sequence ATGACCTTTATAAACTCTGTTGTTACCTGGCTGATGAAAAAGCGGATCCACCAGATCGAGCTTTTTATGAAGTACCCCAATGAGGTACAGCAAGAGTGGTTCGATCAGCTGGTGGGCACCGCCCGTGATACCGAGTGGGGCCGCAAGCACCATTACAAAAGCATTTACACCGTTGAACAGTTCAAACAGCGGGTACCCATACAAAACTACGACACGCTGAAGCCTTACATCGAGCGCATGCTCAAAGGCGAGCAGAACGTGTTGTGGCCTTCGGAGATACGCTGGTTCGCTAAATCATCAGGCACCACTAATGATCGCAGCAAGTTCATACCCGTAAGTGAGGAAGCATTGGAAGAATGCCACTTTAAAGGTGGTAAGGACATGCTCACCATTTACTGTAACAACCGCCCCGATGCTTTGCTGTTCACCGGTAAAGGCCTCACTTTGGGCGGCAGCCACCAGGTAGGTCAGCTAAATTCCGATATCTTTTTTGGCGACCTCTCGGCCGTGATCATGAAGAACCTGCCTATGTGGGCCGAGTTCTACCGCACGCCCGACCTGACCATCGCCCTGCTCGAGAATTTTGAAGAGAAGATCGAGAAGATGGCACAGGCCACCATGAAAGAGAACGTGACCACGATCAGCGGTGTGCCTACCTGGAACATCCTGCTGTTCAAGCGCATGCTGGAAATGACCGGCAAGAACAACCTGCTTGAGATATGGCCAAACCTGGAGCTGTACTTCCATGGTGCGGTGAACTTTACGCCTTACCGTGAGCAGTTCAAAAAGCTGATCCCTAAGGATGACATGTATTACCTGGAGACCTATAACGCCAGTGAAGGCTTTTTCGGTATCCAGGACCTTGAAGAACCCGGCGACATGCTCCTGATGCTCGATTACGGCATCTGGTACGAGTTCCTGCCGCTGGAGAATTTGCACGACGAGGATCCGCGCACCTTAACGCTGGATGAAGTGGAACTGGGTAAGAATTACGCGCTCATCATCAGCACCAATGCCGGGCTTTGGCGATACATGATCGGCGATACGGTCGAATTCACCTCGCTCGATCCCTTCCGCATACGCATCACCGGGCGTACACGCCATTTTATTAATGCTTTCGGCGAGGAAGTGATCATAGACAATGCCGAACGTGCGCTGGACGAGGCCTGCCGTCAAACGGAGGCCATCATCCGCGATTACACGGCAGCGCCGATCTACTTTACTGATAATAAAAGCGGTGGACATGAGTGGATCATCGAGTTCGAAAAACGGCCGGCCGAGTTCGAGCGGTTCATTGACCTGTTGGATGAGACCCTGCGCCAGGTGAACTCCGATTATGATGCCAAGCGTTTTAAGGATATGGCCCTGTGCCGCCCTAAAGTGCATGCTGTACCTGATGGTACGTTCGTAAGCTGGATGAAGCAGCGTGGCAAACTGGGCGGTCAGCACAAGGTACCCCGCCTGGCCAACGACCGCGAGTATGTAGAAAGCATCCTGAATATGATCGGCGTAGCCCCTCGCATGTCGGCCTAA
- a CDS encoding type II toxin-antitoxin system RelE family toxin yields the protein MSYKVLYTSNFAKELKALAKKYRSIKDDLSTLIDDLGSQPIQGDEIFKNCYKIRLAIKSKGKGKSSGARVITYVHIQGEEVFLVSIFDKSEKETINDAELKRLLNLAGLL from the coding sequence ATGAGCTATAAGGTACTCTACACATCTAACTTTGCTAAAGAGCTAAAAGCGTTAGCGAAAAAGTACCGGTCCATCAAGGATGACCTGTCGACACTAATCGACGATCTGGGGTCACAGCCGATACAAGGCGACGAGATCTTCAAGAACTGTTACAAGATACGCCTGGCCATTAAAAGCAAAGGCAAGGGTAAAAGCAGTGGAGCAAGAGTGATCACTTATGTGCATATACAAGGTGAAGAAGTGTTCCTCGTTTCTATATTTGACAAATCGGAGAAGGAAACGATAAATGATGCAGAATTAAAACGTTTGCTTAATTTGGCTGGACTTTTATGA
- the lptB gene encoding LPS export ABC transporter ATP-binding protein, protein MNLRADNLVKKYKQRTVVNDVSFNVSQGEIVGLLGPNGAGKTTSFYMIVGLIKPNEGHIFLDDEEITNDAMYRRAQKGIGYLAQEASVFRKLSVEDNIKAVLEMGTMPKARQKDKLEELIDEFSLHRVRKNRGDLLSGGERRRTEIARALAAEPNFILLDEPFAGVDPIAVEEIQSMVYKLKHRNIGILITDHNVQETLSITDRAYLLFEGKILESGEPEVLAANEMVRKVYLGANFVLKRKNFA, encoded by the coding sequence ATGAATCTACGTGCCGACAACCTGGTAAAAAAATACAAGCAGCGTACCGTTGTGAACGATGTATCGTTCAATGTTTCGCAGGGCGAGATCGTGGGTCTGTTAGGACCTAATGGTGCCGGCAAGACCACCTCCTTTTACATGATCGTGGGCCTGATCAAACCTAACGAAGGTCACATCTTTTTAGATGATGAGGAGATCACCAATGATGCTATGTATCGTCGTGCGCAAAAGGGTATCGGTTACCTAGCGCAAGAGGCTTCGGTGTTCCGCAAGCTATCGGTCGAGGACAACATCAAAGCCGTGCTGGAGATGGGCACCATGCCCAAGGCCCGCCAAAAGGACAAGCTGGAAGAACTGATCGATGAGTTCAGCTTACACCGCGTACGCAAGAACCGTGGCGACCTGCTATCAGGTGGCGAGCGCCGCCGTACCGAGATCGCCCGCGCCCTGGCCGCCGAACCTAATTTCATTTTACTGGATGAGCCCTTTGCTGGTGTAGATCCTATCGCGGTAGAAGAGATCCAAAGTATGGTGTACAAACTCAAGCACCGCAATATCGGCATCCTCATTACCGACCACAACGTACAGGAAACGCTATCCATCACCGATCGTGCCTACCTCCTGTTCGAAGGTAAGATCCTCGAATCGGGTGAACCCGAGGTACTGGCCGCCAACGAGATGGTACGCAAAGTGTACCTCGGCGCCAACTTTGTGCTAAAGCGGAAGAATTTTGCGTGA